GGTGTGCCGGTGGTTCCCACAATAGTACCTGGTGCAGTGGAGTTGGTATTCCCGGTAATCGCAACGGTATAGCTTGTCGTCGTACACTGGATCGTGAAGGTGTTGCCGCCGCTGGCCCCGGTCAACTGAGTGGAGAGCGTTGAAAAGGTCGCTGGATGGGTCCCAAAATCCAGCGTCCCGAAGTTAATACCGTTTTGCGAAGGCGAACCGTTGATCAAGCAGCCATTGGTTAGCGTCAGTGTTGCACCGATGGTTCCACTGCTGGTTACCACCGCCTGCGCTTGTCCTGCCACCATAACCAGAATGCTGCCTGTACATATCAGAAGGAGTTTTCGTTTCATTTACAGCCCTCCAGAAAATGTTGCCGTTCGCTTTTCGCATTTTATTGATACGGCTCAATATGTTAGCCCCACTTAACTTTCCTGACGGGGGGTTAATGTGAATTTAGTTTATGGTGACGCGTTCAACCACTCCTGCCGCTTCGCCTAATACCTTTGCCGTATTGACCCATATTTCACATAAAAAACAATAAATTAGATGAAATAAAAATGAAGAAAAAAGCAATAAGATGAGGATATATCCACAAAAGTGTGATTAGCGTCACGATATATCGTCACTGTGTTAGCAACAAATTTAATAAAAAATAAAAACTAGTTGTATCTGCCCCCGCTTTACTTCAATTTATGTGCCGAATCTTTTCTGGCGCTGTAATAAAAAATCAATATGCATCAGCGCCAAAGACAACCTAAGCGCATAGAGGGTATTTTTTCGTGGCAAGTGCAAACAAACTCACACTCTTCATCGTGATATTCATGCTGGCGGGTATTCTTTCAGGGGCAGCGATTCATGAATACGCATCACATGACGTCATCGCCACCTGGGCAGACAACATCACGCTCCTTACCGATATTTTCCTCCGACTCATTAAGATGGTCATTGCCCCTCTGGTGTTCAGTACGCTGACCGTTGGGATCATGAAACTGGGTGAAACCTCCACCATTGGCCGCGTAGGCGGTAAAGCGATGGTGTGGTTTATTAGCTCATCTGTACTGTCTATTCTGGTCGGGTTGTTCATTGTCACCATGGAACATCCTGGCAGCGGTCTGAACTTAGCCATTCCGGTTGAATCCGTTGACACGGGTCTGGCTGTTGGCGGGATGACGCTGAAAGGCTTCCTTTCCCACACCATCCCGACCAGCATTGCGGGCGCAATGGCAAACAACGAGATCCTGCAAATTGTGGTCTTCTCCATGTTCTTCGGAATTGGTGGGGCATCACTGGGTGAGAAGTTTAATGCGCCGCTGGTTGCAGCACTTGATGTGGTTTCCCACATCATGCTGAAGGTGACGGGCTATGTAATGTATGTTGCGCCGCTGGCCATTTTTGCCGCGATCTCCTCCGTTGTGGCAACGCAGGGTCTGGGTATTTTGCTGAACTATGCGTCCTTTATCGGAGGCTACTATGTTGCGATTGTACTCACCTGTATGGTGCTGCTGGCCGTGGGTTACATGGTGCTGAAAAAAGAGGTGTTCCGCTTAGTCAGTATGCTTAAGGACCCGGTCCTGGTGGCCTTTACCACCAGCAGTTCTGAAGCGGCTTATCCAAAAACGCTGGAACAACTGGTGCGCTTTGGCTGCTCACGCAACATCGTGTCGTTCGTACTGCCAATTGGTTACTCGTTCAACCTGGTGGGCTCTATGGTGTACTGCTCTTTCGCCTCCATGTTTATCGCCCAGGCGTACAACATTCACCTGAGTTTCTCAGAAGTGACAGTGTTAATGCTGACGTTGATGCTGGCCTCTAAAGGGATTGCGGGTGTGCCGCGCTCTGCCCTGGTTGTTCTGGCCGCGACCATTCCGAGCTTTAATATCCCGGTTGCCGGCATTTTGCTGCTGATGGGCATTGACCACTTCCTGGATATGGGACGTTCAGCGATTAACGTACTGGGTAACGGGATCGCAACGGCGATGCTGGCGCAGAATGAAGGATTGCTGGAAGAGCAGCCAGAGATGGTTGAGCAGGAAGCATAATGTGATGAATCTTCCAGAACACGTCATATAGAGTTCTGGTGGTCATGTTCCGTTCACTTCTGTTCCCCTGCTTTCTGTCCATTTCTCTGCGGTGAACGTGTTAAGGGGGCTATCGCCGCCCCCTTAACAATCCCGGCTCCCGGCAAGGAAAATCGCCACTTCACGGTTCCCTCGACTTATTGCGTCTGGCTTTCGGGTCGGGTACGACGTCACATCCCTGCAGGCGGCCCCGGCCAGCCGCAAACGTCTCGGCGATGTCCAGCCGGACTCTCGCTCCCTCTCGCTTCTTCATTGCCTGAATGAGGTACGGAGGTTGAGTCCCCGCTAAAATCGGCGAGCCGGAGGCCTGATGACAAGGGCTGGACGCCAGGTATGGTGGCCAGAGGCGAAACGAGACAGGAGGTCAAGTCGAGCGACCGCTGGCAGCCGGTCGGGAGGTGAGCGTCGTGTGAAGCACCGATTTTCTGCGGGCCACGGGGATTGATAAGGGAGCCGCTGCGGCCCCCTTATCCCGTTCACGGGCGGAGAATATGACATGGGAAACCGGACATAAGGTGAACGGAAAAACCCACGAAAATTACATTTATGACATTACGCTACGTGACTCGCCGCAATATCCAGCAAAGCCATCTCATCGCTGTTCAGCAGCTTCTCAATGTTCACCAGAATCAACATGCGATCGCCAAGAGCGCCAAGGCCCGTCAGATACTCGGTAGACAGCGTTACCGCAAACTCTGGCGCAGGACGGATTTGGTCAGAAGTCAGAGACAGCACATCAGATACGCCATCCACGACAATCCCCACCACTCGCTGGCCGAGGTTCAGGACAATCACCACGGTGTTATCGTTGTACTCCACATCGCCCTGACTGAACTTCACACGCAGGTCAACGATAGGCACGATGACACCGCGCAGGTTCGTCACGCCCTTGATAAACGCAGGCGTATTGGCAATGCGAGTCACCTGATCGTAGCCGCGAATTTCCTGCACTTTAAGAATATCGATGCCGTATTCTTCATCGCCTAAAGTGAAGACCAGGAATTCCTGCCCTGATGGCTCGCCGGCCAGTTTCGTTACATTACTCATACCGGTCATGTTATTACCTTTTTCTTAATCAGGCGGCTGTGTATGCCACGCGTTGTTCACGATTTAATCCCTGAAGCGCCGATACATCGACGATCAGCGCGACGCTGCCATCACCGAGGATGGTAGCTGCAGAAATACCCGGCACTTTACGGTAGTTGCTCTCGAGGTTCTTCACGACAACCTGATGCTGACCAATCAGTTGATCGACTAACAGTGCATAGCGACGACCTGCGCTTTGCAAAATAACCACGATCCCCTGGGTGGCTTCGGTTTTTGCCCCATCGACTTCGAAGACTTTCCACAGTTCCACCAGCGGCAGATATTCGCCACGTACTTCCAGTACGCGCTCGCCACCCGCTAACGGATGCAGATCTTCTTCACGAGGCTGCAACGATTCCATTACCGCATTCAATGGCAGAATAAACACTTCCCCCGCCACTTTTACCGACATCCCATCGAGGATCGCCAGTGTTAATGGCAGCAGGATACGAATGGTCGTGCCAGAGCCTTGTTTAGACTTGATCTCAACATGGCCGCCCATCTCCTGGATATTACGTTTCACAACGTCCATACCCACACCACGGCCAGACACATCGGTCACCTGCTCTGCGGTCGAGAAGCCAGGTGCGAAGATCAACATGCCCACTTCTTCGTCGGTCATGTTTTCGTTAACATTCATGCCTTGCGAAATCGCTTTCGCCAGGATGCGTTCACGGTTAAGACCCGCGCCATCATCGGTCACTTCGATACAGATATTACCGCCCTGATGTTCTGCGGACAGAATCAGGTTCCCCACTGGAGATTTCCCGGCGGCAATACGGTTTTCCGGGGATTCAATACCGTGATCCAGACTGTTACGCACCAGGTGCGTTAACGGATCAATAATGCGCTCAATCAGGCTCTTATCCAGCTCAGTAGAACTGCCCAACTGCGTCAGTTCAATCTGCTTATTAAGCTTGCTGGCCAGATCGCGTACCAGACGCGGGAAGCGGCTGAAGACATATTCCATCGGCATCATACGGATGGACATCACCGATTCTTGCAGGTCACGTGCATTGCGCTGCAATTGCCCCATGCTGGTGATCAGATCACCGTGGGTCACAGGATCCAGTTCATTAGAACGTTGAGCCAGCATCGACTGGGTGATCACCAGTTCACCCACCAGGTTAATCAGTTGATCCACTTTCTCAACCGCAACGCGGATGCTGGTGGATTCGCTGGAACGCGCAGCAGGTTTTTCTCGCTCGCCACGCGCCTGCGCGCCTGCCTCTTTCGGCACAGCTTTTAACGCCGGTACAGCGGCCACGGCAGCAGGTGGAGCAACCTCTGCCACAGCAACCGTCTCTTCCACTTCAGCTGGGACGTCGGCGCTTACCATTTCGGTTTCAAAATCAATCTGATCCGCTTCAATAACAAAGCACAGGACCGCCACGATATCATCCTGGCCAATACCGTCATCAAGCGTCGCAGCGAGGCTGTCTTTCCCTTTCACGACATTGCTTAATGTCGCCAGGTTACTCAGTTCCTCTTCCAGCAGATTGACTTCGTTCTCTTTCAGGCGAGAGAGGACCACGCGCAGTTTGCTGGCCGGCGCAGAGGCCGTTGCAACATCCTGTGCAGCTGCTGCGTCAACAACGCTCAATTTTGCTGCGCTAACGGCGGGAACCGCCGCTTCGCCTTTCGCTTCCAGCGCTAACTGGCGCAGAGCATTGCAGATATATTCAAAGCTTGCGGCATCAGGCTCTGCCGAGCTTTTATAGGCGTCGAGCTGTTCCTGCATAATATCTTTGGTTTCCAAAAACAGGTTGATAATGTCGGTATTGAGCTGCATCTCACCGCGTCGCGCTTCATCAAGCAGGTTTTCCATTAAATGGGTTGTTTCCTGCAAAATGGTAAAACCAAATGTTCCGGCTCCGCCTTTGATCGAATGCGCCGCACGGAAGATGGCATTAAGCTGCTCTGAATCAGGTGCTTCAGGCACGAGATCCAGCAGGTGTTGCTCCATATCAGCCAACAATTCGTCAGCTTCATCAAAGAATGTCTGGTAAAAATCGCTAATATCCATGCTCACGCTATCACCTCGGATTGGCTGGTGGCGATGTTGGAACGGCAGCCGAAGGTACGGCTCCAGGCTGTTTTAAATCGTCCAGTGACTCATTCTGACTTTCGGCGTTTTCGTGCAGGATGGCCTGCTCCGCCTGCTGGTTCAGCACTAAAAGACTGATACGACGGTTGATGGCGTCATCAGGCCCGCGGTCGGTCAAACGCATGGTTGCGGCCATGCCGACGACACGCAGAACTTTGCCATCATCAAGCCCACCGGCCACCAACTCGCGTCGCGAGGCGTTGGCACGATCGGCAGAAAGCTCCCAGTTGCTGTATCCCTTCTCACCGCTGGCATACGGGAAATCATCCGTGTGACCTGAAAGACTGACACGGTTTGGAATACCGTTCAGAACAGGTGCAATAGCCCGCAAAATGTCGCGCATATACGGCTCGACTTCGGCACTGCCCGTCTTAAACATGGGACGGTTCTGGCTATCAATAATTTGAATTCGTAAACCTTCCTGGACTAAATCAATTTTCAGATGCGGTCTCAGCGCGCGCAGTTTCGGATCGGCTTCTATAAGTTGATCCAGATCGCCACGCAGTTTTTTCAGACGCGCCTGTTCCATCCGTTTTTTCAGCTCGTCGATATTCGGCTCTTTTTTCACCTCACCCTTCTGCTGGGTATAATCATCGCCACCGCCAGGAATAGGGCTGTCACTGTTAGAAATACGCTGTCCACCCGTAACCGCTGTTGCCAGCGGAGTTCTGAAATACTCCGCAATCTGGATCAGCTCTTTCGGACTGGAGATGGAAATCAGCCACATCACCAGGAAGAACGCCATCATTGCAGTCATAAAGTCAGCGTATGCGATTTTCCACGAGCCATGAGAACCATGCCCATGCCCCTTGTGCTTGCGCTTTTTTACAATGACGATCGGATGGGACTGGTTTTTCATGCGTCCTCAGTTGTCGTCTGTTGGTTTGGGTTTTTCACCGCACGCACGTGTTCTTCAAGTTCAATAAACGAAGGACGCTCGCTGGAGTAAAGCGTTTTACGCCCAAACTCCACTGCGATAGGTGGCGCATAACCGTTGAGGTTAGAAAGCAGCGTGATTTTGACGCACTGCATCATTTTGGTGGTTTCCGCGCTCTTCTGACGCAGAACACTTGCCAGGGGTGAAATGAAACCGTAGGCCAGCAAAATACCGAGGAATGTCCCCACCATGGCGTGTGCAATCAGAGCACCCAGTTCAGCTGCCGGTCGGTCTGCCGACGCCAGGGCATGAACCACCCCCATAACCGCGGCAACGATACCGAACGCCGGAAGGGAATCGCCCACCAGTGCCAGGCTGTTCGCGGGCACTTCTGATTCGCTTTCGTGGGTTTCGATCTCTTCGTCCATCAGCGCTTCAATCTCAAAGGTATTCATGTTGCCGCTGATGATGAGACGGAGATAATCGACGATGAAATCCAGCATCATTGCGTCGGCAAGAATGCGTGGATAGCTGGCGAAGATCTCACTCTCTTTTGGGTTTTCAATGTCCCGCTCCAGCGAGAACATCCCCTGCTGACGTGACTTCGCCATCAGGCGATAGAGCAGCGCCAGCAGGTCCATATACATGCTTTTGGTGTATTTTGAACGACGGAACAGCAGCGGAATGGCCTTCAGCGTCCCCTTGATTGATTTACCGTTGTTACCAACGATAAAAGCCCCTACCCCAGCGCCGCCGATGATAATAAGTTCAGCCGGTTGATAGAGTGCTCCAAGGTGTCCGCCAGTCATCATATAACCGCCGAAAACTGTACCGATAACAACCAGGTAACCTAATAAGATAAGCACGACATCATCCTTCCGCTAGTGACTATGGCAGGACGTTCAGTTCGAAGATGTGACCCAATCACAGGATAAAAAAAAGCAGCGGCAATAAATTACCGCTGCTGGAGTTCTTGCCCACGTGTTCGGGTTAAACAGCTTGTTCGATCTGTTCATCCAGCAGTTGTGGAATAATATCGGCAGCATCCCGGGAAAGTTTACGTCTTTTTACGGCTCTGGATGGCGGCTGGCATAAACTACAGGCAAAGCTGCCTGCGGGTTGATGAGCGTGGGTGATAAAATTGCCGTCACAGCAATTGCAACGCGACAGTTGAAGCATTCCGCTTTCGACAAAACGCACCAGCGTCCATGCGCGGGTTAACGCCAGCAAGGGACCCTCTTCCTGCTGTGGGCATTGCTCAAGGTAGAGTTTATACGCTTTGATAACGGCATCAACGCCAGTACACAATCCTGTCTTCAGGAGGTACTGCCAGGCGTTACAAAACATCGACGCATGGATGTTCTGTTCCCAGGTCATAAACCAGTCCGTCGAAAACGGCAGCATACCTTTAGGCGGCGGGCTACCACGTAATTCTTTATACAGTTTGATGAGACGACCACGGCTTAACTGAGTCTCGCTTTCCAGCATCTGTAAACGAGCACCCAGCGTAATCAGTTCCATTGCCAGCTGTATGTCACGCGCTTCCTGAACAATGCTTTTCTCGCCCATTTTTATGCCCTTTTCTTACGGGCTGCGTCATCAGGCTGGCTGATTTCGCTGAGCAATCGGGTAGAAAGTAAGATACCGGTGTGGATCTGTTGCAGATCATCCACCCGGGATTCCTGAGTCAGACGCGTAATGGTCTGAGGACTATCAAAGCGGAACTGGCATACTAGTTGATTCGTTTCTGCCAGTTTTACCATTTGCGGGAGTGTTAATCCGCCAAGCATGGTTGCCATATCTTCGTTAATGCCCAGGCGAAACATCGCGGACGCCTTGTCCTGACTAATCAAACGCTGCGCGAGCAGTAAATATGACAAATTGATGTCATAGATATGTTTTAGCAACTCGGATGTATGCATTTTTCCCATCCCGAATAACCAACTATTATTTTTATGCGGAAAGACCGCACCCCGTGATGTCGCCGGGAAATCACCCGGTATAAAAAAAAGAAAAGGCTAAATGCATAGTTGAATTAAGGTTTGTACGCAGTAAAACGCGCAACAACGAAAATGATGATGTGTTGCTTACACGTTTTATCATTTCTTACAAATAACTAAGATTTTTCCTAATTCGACGCAAACTCTACTCGTCAGTTTTGACACATACAATGCGACCTCACCTGAAATTTAAAAAAAATGTGATCTACGTCACACAATTTAAGTGAATATAACCCATAAATCCATCAGTAAGACTTGTAAATTGTACATTTATTGCTCAAACAGCATTATTTTATATTCTTAATGGACGAATACTCATGCAGAAGTGTGAACTGATCGGGTATGCCAATTGCTTCCCTGTAGACTCTTCGAAGAGTCAGGCGTGAACAACATTTCTATAGCAGAAACATGATTTCATTATGTATAAAAAACATATGGTTATATGAATGTCTTTTTTAATCTGTTTCATCCCGAAATCATCCCGCATGTGTTGATAACAGGTTAGAATGATTTAGCGCAACATTATAATATTTGTATGATTTACGTTAAGTTGTTAATTTTTATCGCTCTGACCCAATTTTTAATTATTCTTCCTATAAGAATAATTAATGAATAATTATGATAAGCTTCACACTAATGTCGTATTCCCCCCTTGCGGAAGCAGTTAAATCGCGGTAAAGGTTGAGAAACATTGTATTTCAGACACCAAAGGAGTGCGTGATGAGTTACACCCATCTTCTTGTTTCTGTTGCTGTTTCACCTGAAAGCCATCAACTCGTCGCACGCGCTGTTTCCATCGCCAGACCGAGCAACGCGCGTATCAGTCTCATCACTCTCGCCGCTGAACCTGAGATGTATAATCAGCTGGCTGCCCCTATGCTTGAAGACATTCGCGGCATTTTGCAGGAAGAAACACAGCAATTTCTTCGGGAGCTGGAGGAAAAGGCAGAATATCCCATTCAGGAAACAGTTATCGCAACGGGGGAATTAAACGAACATATTCTGAGTATGTGCCGAAAGCAGAATATTGACCTGGTGATTTGCGGTAATCATAACCACAGCTTTTTCTCACGCGCCGCCTGCTCGGCAAAATCTATTGTAAGTTCAAGCCTGGTTGACGTATTGCTGGTCCCTCTTGGGGGCAATTAATGCCCCCGATGGGACTTAGGCCAGTTTAGGGAAAGTGGCGACTTTTTTTTGTAACCGGTTCTCCGCGCTTTGCGGAGGAATCTCTCTTAAATCGCGAATAAAATGCGCTTGCCAGTGATTAATGTCGTTTTTACGAATAATCTGCATCATTTCAGCATGCCGTGAAATACGCTCGGTAAGTGGCATCGTCAATGCACGATTAAGCGCGCTGGCAACATCATCGCGGTCGTAAGGGTTAACGATCAATGCAGAGGTCAATTCATTCGCCGCACCCGCAAACTGTGAGAGAACCAACACACCGGGATCTTCAGGATCTTGTGCTGCAACATACTCTTTTGCCACCAGATTCATTCCGTCTCGCAGTGGTGTTACCAGCCCGACATCCGCGTAGCGGAAAACCTTCATCAGGATCTTACGTTCAAAATGTTGATTCAGATAAAAAAGCGGTGTCCAGCCTAATTGCCCATAGCGACCATTAATACGCCCGGCCTCCATTTCGAGTTGATGACGAATGTCCTGATACGCCTGCACTTCACCACGCGACGTCGGCGCTATTTGTGTATAGCGAATTTTGCCATGATGCTGGGGAAACTTATCCAGCAGCGTCTCGTAAGCCAAAAAGCGCTCCGGCAGCCCCTTAGAGTAGTCCAGTCGTTCTACCGAAAAGATGTTTTGCACATGCTTGAGTTCATTCTTAAGCTGCGCCAGCTTGGGCGGTAGCGGTCCTGATGCCTGCTCTGCGATCTCATCCGGCTCAATGCCTATCGGGTAGACATCGGTATAAAATGTCTTCCCCCAGGCCGTGTGTGATTTTCCATTGCGGGTTACCAGCCGTGTTTTGCCAGAGACGCTGTCCAGAAAGGCCAGCCTGTCACTTTCGGTCTGAAAGCCCAGCAAGTCATAGTCACACAGAGATTCCAGCAGCTCTTCATGAGGCGGGAGCGCATTGAAAATTTCTGGCGTGGGAAAGGGAATATGCAGAAAAAAGCCAATTCGGTTATTTACTCCGCGCATCCGTAGCTCCCTGGCAAAGGGCAGCAGATGATAATCGTGGATCCATAAAATATCGTCATCCCTGAGCAAAGGCAGCATTTTATCTGCCAACAGAGCATTCACCCGCATGTAGCCTTCAAACGCATCTCGCTGATACTTTACCAGGTCCAGACGATAGTGAAACGCGGGCCATAACACCGCATTGGAAAACTGAGAGTAATACTCATCGTAGTCTTTCTCATTGAGTGAAAATGATGCCCACGTAATATCCCCCCGCGTCACTTTTTTCAGCGGTTTATCTTCATTATTGATATCGCCATTCCAGCCAAACCAGAGCCCACCTGCGGCTTTTAATGCACCTAAAATCCCAACCGCCAGGCCACCCGCGCTGGTTTTTTTATCATCGGGTGGCGCGATACGGTTAGAGACGACGACTAAGCGACCCATACTGATTTCCCCCATGGTGTTGCGCGTGTTGTTTTTCTTGCTGTCGAGCGATGTCAGATATCCATTGCCAGACGCGGGTAACACTGTCCAGACGCCACCCTGCCGTCGTATCTCCCGGCCCTACTTTCACGGATATTCCGCCAGCCTGATTGACCACGCCAAATCCTGCCTCATCGGTCAGGTCATCCCCAACAAATACCGGTATCCGGCCACTAAAAGGCGGCTCTGCCATAAACGCCGTGATGGCAGCCCCTTTATTGATCCCCTGGGGTTTTATCTCCACCACGCATTTGCCGGGCTGTAGTGCCAACTGCGGATAAGCATCTGTTAGTGATATGGCGAGCGCCAACACTGCCTGAGCATGCTCAGGCGCCTGCCGGTAATGCAACGCAAAGGCCATTCCCTTCGCTTCCAGCTCCGTACCCGGCAGATCCGCAAGACGTGTCGTGAGCTGCGTCTGTAGCGTCTGAATCAACGCCTCAGGAAGTGAGACAATATGCTCATGGCCATGGATGTCGCGACGCTCCGCTCCGTGGACACCTGCCAACGGAAAGCGATAAGGCCTGGCGAGCTGATCCAGCTCGGCCATTGAGCGCCCTGATATCAATGCCAGTGCTCCCTGATTTCTCAGTGAGATCTCATGCAGTATCCTGAGTTGCGTATCAGGAATAGCCACCTGATCAGGATGCGGCTTTATCTCGGCGAGCGTGCCGTCAAGGTCAAAAAAGAATGCAAAATGTCCAGGTTTTACAGGCGGTGCAATTAACGAGTCAGCCACCTTTGTCCTCCTTACAGTGAACGAGAGGGCGATACCATTACCCTCTCCGCAGACATGTAAGTATAGACAGTGTGACGACGCTCGCCATTTGACAGCCCGCCGGCCAGGGAAACTGGCAAGCGGGCACAGGACGCGACTAAGCTTAAAAGTTTGGTCGCAAATAGAGGGATATCGCTTAAACAGTACGCTTCGCTTTTTGCTTGTAACGGTCGAATATCACGGCGGCAAGCAGGATCAGTCCACGTACCACGTACTGCGAGAACGGGGAGATATTCAGCAGGTTCATGGCGTTTTCCACTGTACCTAAAATCAAAATCCCCGCCACCACATATGAGATTTTTCCGATGCCACCCTTCAGCGAAACACCGCCGAGGACGCAGGCAGAAATGACGATCAGCTCATAACCTATTGAGGTCATCGGCTGGCCGCTGGTCATACGCGATGCCAGAATAATCCCTGCCGCCGCTGAAACCAGTCCGGACAAAACGAAGATAATAATTTTCGTGCGGACAACCGGAACACCCGCCAGTCGCGCGGCTTCTTCATTTCCCCCAATGGCCAGCGTATTGCGCCCAAACGTCGTGCGGTTGAGCAAGAAACCAAAGAGGATAAGACACGCCACCGTGAGCCAGATTGGCGCAGGTAAGCCTAACCAGTTTGCATAACCCAGGGTGAAGAAACGTTCATCTTCAATACCGACCGCTTTACCGTCAGAGATGATGTACGCCAGTCCACGGACAATTTGCATGGTGGCAAGCGTGGTGATCAGGGCGTTGATCTTCAGACGTGCAATCACAAAACCGTTCACCAGACCGCTCAAGACACCGAGAAGCAATCCCGCAAAGACACCAATCCACAGGCTTTCGGTCATATTAATGACGACAGCCGTGGTCACGCCTGCGCAGGCAATAACAGACGCGACGGAAAGGTCAAAATCACCAGATGCCAGACAAAACAACATACCGCATGCCACCATGCCGGACATCGAAATCGCCAGTCCCAGACCTTTCATATTAATGAAGGTGGCAAAGTTAGGGACAAATATCGCGCAAGCGAGGAAGAGTACGGCAAAGACCACCAGCATGCCGTACTGATCCCAGATACGCCCAAAACTAAAAGCCGACTTTGGGGCTCCGGATGTAGTAACAGAGGACATCATTGACTCCTTACTCAGGCGACTGCCTGGCTAACTTTAGGCATGGCGAGACTCAACGCCAGTTGTTCATTCGCCTGTTCATGAAGTAATTCACCGGCAATGTCACCTTCACGCATCACAACAATGCGGTCGGCAACGCCCAGCACCTCTGGCAGATCGCTTGAGGCGAAAAGTACCGCCACCCCGCGTTTTGCCAGTTCATAAATCACGTTATAGATTTCGTGCTTCGCCCCCACATCGATACCGCGGGTTGGCTCATCCAACAAAATGACTTTCATGTCTTCAGAGAGCCAACGGCCTAAAATTGCCTTTTGCTGGTTACCGCCGGAGAGATTCATGATCAATTGCTCTGCACCAGGCGTTTTAATATTCAATGAACGTATATGGTGTTCGGCATTGCTCGACTCCCAACTGTCATTAATCAGACAGCCTGCGCGGACAGACTTGCGCCGGGCGGAAATATTGATGTTGTCGCGAACCGAGTGCACCGGAATAATGCCATCAGCTTTGCGGTCTTCCGGGCAGAGCATCATGCCAGCGTTGATGGCATGGGCTGGCTTCTGGATATCAACCAATTGACCGTCAATTGAGACCTGCCCTCCCGTAATACGCGTGCCGCCGAAAAGCCCTTTCATTAGCTCACTACGTCCCGCCCCTACCAGACCAAATAGTCCGACAATTTCGCCGCTGCGCACCGTCAGGTTAATCGGCACGCGCACGCCGGGTGCTTTCACATTATCCAGACGCAAGCGT
This sequence is a window from Enterobacter sp. RHBSTW-00994. Protein-coding genes within it:
- the flhC gene encoding flagellar transcriptional regulator FlhC; translation: MGEKSIVQEARDIQLAMELITLGARLQMLESETQLSRGRLIKLYKELRGSPPPKGMLPFSTDWFMTWEQNIHASMFCNAWQYLLKTGLCTGVDAVIKAYKLYLEQCPQQEEGPLLALTRAWTLVRFVESGMLQLSRCNCCDGNFITHAHQPAGSFACSLCQPPSRAVKRRKLSRDAADIIPQLLDEQIEQAV
- the flhD gene encoding flagellar transcriptional regulator FlhD; translation: MHTSELLKHIYDINLSYLLLAQRLISQDKASAMFRLGINEDMATMLGGLTLPQMVKLAETNQLVCQFRFDSPQTITRLTQESRVDDLQQIHTGILLSTRLLSEISQPDDAARKKRA
- the uspC gene encoding universal stress protein UspC, with protein sequence MSYTHLLVSVAVSPESHQLVARAVSIARPSNARISLITLAAEPEMYNQLAAPMLEDIRGILQEETQQFLRELEEKAEYPIQETVIATGELNEHILSMCRKQNIDLVICGNHNHSFFSRAACSAKSIVSSSLVDVLLVPLGGN
- the otsA gene encoding alpha,alpha-trehalose-phosphate synthase, producing the protein MGRLVVVSNRIAPPDDKKTSAGGLAVGILGALKAAGGLWFGWNGDINNEDKPLKKVTRGDITWASFSLNEKDYDEYYSQFSNAVLWPAFHYRLDLVKYQRDAFEGYMRVNALLADKMLPLLRDDDILWIHDYHLLPFARELRMRGVNNRIGFFLHIPFPTPEIFNALPPHEELLESLCDYDLLGFQTESDRLAFLDSVSGKTRLVTRNGKSHTAWGKTFYTDVYPIGIEPDEIAEQASGPLPPKLAQLKNELKHVQNIFSVERLDYSKGLPERFLAYETLLDKFPQHHGKIRYTQIAPTSRGEVQAYQDIRHQLEMEAGRINGRYGQLGWTPLFYLNQHFERKILMKVFRYADVGLVTPLRDGMNLVAKEYVAAQDPEDPGVLVLSQFAGAANELTSALIVNPYDRDDVASALNRALTMPLTERISRHAEMMQIIRKNDINHWQAHFIRDLREIPPQSAENRLQKKVATFPKLA
- the otsB gene encoding trehalose-phosphatase, which gives rise to MADSLIAPPVKPGHFAFFFDLDGTLAEIKPHPDQVAIPDTQLRILHEISLRNQGALALISGRSMAELDQLARPYRFPLAGVHGAERRDIHGHEHIVSLPEALIQTLQTQLTTRLADLPGTELEAKGMAFALHYRQAPEHAQAVLALAISLTDAYPQLALQPGKCVVEIKPQGINKGAAITAFMAEPPFSGRIPVFVGDDLTDEAGFGVVNQAGGISVKVGPGDTTAGWRLDSVTRVWQWISDIARQQEKQHAQHHGGNQYGSLSRRL
- the araH gene encoding arabinose ABC transporter permease AraH, with amino-acid sequence MSSVTTSGAPKSAFSFGRIWDQYGMLVVFAVLFLACAIFVPNFATFINMKGLGLAISMSGMVACGMLFCLASGDFDLSVASVIACAGVTTAVVINMTESLWIGVFAGLLLGVLSGLVNGFVIARLKINALITTLATMQIVRGLAYIISDGKAVGIEDERFFTLGYANWLGLPAPIWLTVACLILFGFLLNRTTFGRNTLAIGGNEEAARLAGVPVVRTKIIIFVLSGLVSAAAGIILASRMTSGQPMTSIGYELIVISACVLGGVSLKGGIGKISYVVAGILILGTVENAMNLLNISPFSQYVVRGLILLAAVIFDRYKQKAKRTV